One Oryza brachyantha chromosome 3, ObraRS2, whole genome shotgun sequence DNA segment encodes these proteins:
- the LOC102714820 gene encoding uncharacterized protein LOC102714820: protein MASHAHCAAAAAATLPASLPLRHRALPRPAHARRRAAISIIDAPPRTSRHRGAVACGARRRVRHEEDDEDEDEEEYGHNEEMAELERYSEGARDQALLVKAMVDDEVEVVLVFKGFSSRLSGRTAPDPAMSVLPERAIIQSVDVVKGPFDPTNIEYVEKDLPWDDFKSRLH from the exons ATGGCGTCCCACGCCCactgcgccgctgccgccgccgccaccctcccGGCGTCCCTCCCGCTACGCCACCGCGCGCTCCCTCGCCCGGCTCacgcgcgccgtcgcgccgccatcAGCATTATTGACGCCCCGCCGCGGACGTCTCGCCACCGAGGCGCCGTGGCTTGCGGCGCGAGGAGGCGGGTGCGgcacgaggaggacgacgaagacgaggacgaggaggaatACGGGCACAACGAGGAGATGGCTGAGCTGGAGAGGTACAGCGAGGGCGCGCGCGACCAGGCCCTCCTCGTCAAGGCCATGGTCGACgacgaggtggaggtggtgctCGTCTTCAAG GGCTTCTCGTCGAGGCTGAGCGGGAGAACGGCGCCGGATCCGGCGATGAGCGTGCTGCCGGAGAGGGCGATCATACAGTCGGTGGACGTGGTGAAGGGCCCGTTCGATCCCACCAACATCGAGTACGTGGAGAAGGATCTCCCGTGGGACGACTTCAAGAGCCGCCTCCATTAG
- the LOC102714549 gene encoding dynamin-related protein 1C: MATMGSLIGLVNRIQRACTVLGDHGGGGEGSLWEALPSVAVVGGQSSGKSSVLESIVGRDFLPRGSGIVTRRPLVLQLHKTDGGQEYAEFLHAPRKRFSDFAAVRKEIADETDRITGKTKAISNVPIHLSIYSPHVVNLTLIDLPGLTKVAVEGQQESIVQDIENMVRSYVDKPNSIILAISPANQDIATSDAIKLARDVDPSGDRTFGVLTKLDLMDKGTNAVDVLEGRQYRLQHPWVGIVNRSQADINRNVDMLAARRKEKEYFESSPDYGHLAHKMGAEYLAKLLSQHLEAVIRAKIPSIVAMINKTIDEIEAELDRLGRPIGGDAGAQLYTILDMCRAFDRVFKEHLDGGRPGGDRIYGVFDHQLPAALKKLPFDKHLSLQNVRKVISEADGYQPHLIAPEQGYRRLIDSSLHYFRGPAEASVDAVHLVLKELVRRSIAATEELKRFPTLQTDIAAAANESLERFREDGRKTVIRLVEMEASYLTVEFFRKLPTEPDKGANNNTPANDRYQDNHLRRIGSNVSSYINMVCETLRNTIPKAVVHCQVKEAKRNLLNRFYAHVGSKEKKQLSAMLDEDPALMEKRDSLVKRLELYKSARNEIDSVAWK; encoded by the exons ATGGCGACGATGGGGAGCCTGATCGGGCTGGTGAACCGGATCCAGAGGGCGTGCACCGTCCTcggcgaccacggcggcggcggtgagggctCCCTCTGGGAGGCGCtgccctccgtcgccgtcgtcggaggcCAG AGTTCAGGGAAGTCGTCGGTGCTCGAGAGCATAGTGGGGAGGGACTTCCTGCCTCGTGGATCCG GAATTGTGACGAGGAGGCCTCTAGTGCTGCAGCTGCACAAGACGGATGGTGGCCAAGAGTATGCCGAGTTCCTCCACGCCCCGCGGAAGCGATTCTCTGACTTTG CTGCTGTTAGGAAAGAGATTGCTGATGAAACTGATCGCATTACTGGGAAAACAAAAGCTATATCAAATGTTCCCATCCATTTGAGTATATATTCTCCACATG TTGTTAACCTTACACTTATTGATCTTCCTGGATTGACGAAGGTTGCTGTAG AGGGGCAACAAGAATCTATTGTCCAGGATATTGAAAACATGGTTCGGTCTTATGTTGATAAG CCAAATAGTATCATACTGGCCATATCTCCAGCTAATCAAGATATAGCAACATCAGATGCTATCAAGCTTGCTAGGGATGTTGATCCTTCAG gtgACAGAACCTTTGGGGTCTTGACAAAGCTTGATTTGATGGATAAGGGTACCAATGCTGTTGAT GTACTTGAAGGGAGGCAGTACCGTTTGCAACACCCCTGGGTAGGAATTGTCAACAGGTCACAAGCTGATATCAACAGGAATGTTGACATGCTAGCAGCAAGACGCAAAGAAAAGGAGTACTTTGAAAGCAGTCCGGATTATGGCCACTTGGCACATAAAATGGGTGCAGAGTATCTTGCTAAGCTTCTGTCTCAG CATTTAGAGGCTGTGATCAGAGCAAAAATTCCAAGTATTGTAGCCATGATTAACAAAACAATTGATGAAATTGAAGCTGAGTTGGATCGGCTTGGTAGGCCAATTGGAGGTGATGCTGGG GCACAGCTGTACACAATATTGGACATGTGTCGCGCGTTTGACCGTGTTTTTAAAGAGCACTTAGATGGCgg TCGGCCAGGTGGAGATCGTATTTATGGTGTCTTTGACCACCAGTTACCAGCAGCACTGAAAAAGCTTCCATTTGATAAGCATCTCTCATTGCAAAATGTTCGAAAAGTCATTTCAGAGGCTGATGGTTATCAACCCCACTTGATTGCCCCTGAGCAAGGGTACAGAAGGCTTATAGATAGTTCCCTCCATTACTTCAGGGGTCCAGCTGAAGCTTCAGTTGACGCG GTTCATTTGGTCTTGAAGGAGCTTGTTCGTAGATCAATTGCGGCAACAGAG GAGTTGAAGCGTTTCCCAACCCTTCAGACAGATATAGCTGCAGCAGCAAATGAAAGCCTGGAAAGATTTCGTGAGGATGGCCGAAAGACAGTTATTCGTCTTGTTGAGATGGAAGCCAGCTACCTAACAGTAGAATTTTTCAGAAAACTTCCTACAGAACCAGATAAGGGGGCTAATAATAACACTCCAGCCAATGACAGATATCAGGACAACCATCTGAGAAGAATCG GGTCAAATGTATCATCTTATATCAACATGGTTTGTGAGACATTGAGGAACACCATTCCAAAAGCTGTGGTGCATTGTCAAGTGAAAGAGGCAAAAAGAAACTTGCTTAACCGTTTCTATGCTCATGTGGGAAGCAAGGAG AAGAAACAGCTCAGCGCAATGTTGGATGAGGATCCCGCTTTAATGGAGAAGAGGGATTCCTTGGTGAAGAGGCTAGAGCTATACAAATCTGCCAGGAACGAGATCGATTCAGTCGCATGGAAATGA
- the LOC102713809 gene encoding threonine dehydratase 1 biosynthetic, chloroplastic: MAAAATAAAAGTGPAFTAAVSGRRGRRPVTRVAAAAAAASASASAPEAATAAAAAPPAPMLRVAPETLQRQSGCLVRGRGEGDGVGVGAGMGGDAGGPGAMEYLTSVLSSKVYDVAIESPLQLATKLSERLGVNMWIKREDLQPVFSFKLRGAYNMMAKLSRQQLEKGVICSSAGNHAQGVALSAQRLDCDAVIVMPVTTPEIKWRSVERLGATVVLKGDSYDEAQSYAKQRCEQEGRTFIPPFDHPDVISGQGTIGMEIVRQLQGPLHAIFVPVGGGGLIAGIAAYVKRVRPEVKIIGVEPSDANAMALSLCHDQRVMLENVGGFADGVAVKVVGEETFRLCRELVDGIVLVSRDAICASIKDMFEEKRSILEPAGALALAGAEAYCKYYGLKGENVVAITSGANMNFDRLRLVTELADVGRKREAVLATFLPEEQGSFKKFAELVGPMNITEFKYRYDCNTKDALVLYSVGIYTDDELTAMVGRMESSNLKTVDLTDNDLAKDHLRYFIGGRTEVREELVYRFIFPERPGALMKFLDAFSPRWNISLFHYRAQGEAGANVLVGIQVPSEDFDEFKSRADNLGYEYMSELNNEIYHLLLRDPKM; the protein is encoded by the exons atggcggccgccgccaccgccgccgcagcagggACGGGCCCcgccttcaccgccgccgtgtctggccggcgcgggcggaggcccgtgacgcgggtggcggctgccgccgccgcggcgtcggcgtcggcgtcggcaccggaggcggcgacggcggcggcggcggcgccgcccgcgccgatGCTGCGGGTGGCGCCGGAGACGCTGCAGAGGCAGAGCGGGTGCCTCGTGCGGGGGCGCGGGGAGGGGGATGGGGTGGGGGTCGGGGCGGGGATGGGAGGGGACGCGGGAGGGCCCGGCGCGATGGAGTACCTCACGAGCGTGCTCTCGTCCAAGGTGTACGACGTCGCCATCGAGTCGCCGCTGCAGCTCGCCACCAAGCTCTCCGAGCGCCTCGGCGTCAACATGTGGATCAAGCGCGAGGACCTGCAGCCC GTATTCTCATTCAAGTTGAGAGGAGCATACAACATGATGGCAAAGCTCTCGCGACAACAGCTGGAGAAGGGTGTGATCTGCTCTTCTGCCGGAAACCATGCCCAGGGAGTAGCCCTTTCCGCTCAAAGACTTGATTGTGATGCTGTTATTGTCATGCCTGTGACAACGCCTGAAATCAAG TGGCGATCAGTGGAGAGATTGGGTGCAACAGTCGTACTCAAAGGGGACTCGTATGATGAAGCCCAATCATATGCAAAACAAAGATGTGAGCAGGAAGGACGCACATTCATACCTCCTTTTGACCATCCTGATGTTATATCTGGACAAGGAACAATTGGCATGGAAATTGTTCGGCAGTTGCAAGGCCCATTGCATGCTATATTTGTACCTGTTGGGGGAGGTGGATTAATTGCTGGAATTGCTGCATATGTAAAAAGGGTCCGCCCAGAG GTGAAAATAATTGGGGTGGAGCCCTCAGATGCAAATGCAATGGCATTGTCCTTATGCCATGATCAAAGGGTCATGCTGGAGAATGTTGGTGGGTTTGCTGATGGTGTGGCTGTCAAAGTTGTAGGGGAGGAAACATTTCGCTTGTGCCGGGAACTTGTAGATGGCATTGTTCTTGTCAGTCGAGATGCTATTTGTGCTTCAATAAAG GATATGTTTGAGGAGAAAAGAAGCATACTTGAACCTGCTGGTGCCCTCGCCTTAGCAGGGGCTGAAGCCTACTGCAAATATTATGGGTTGAAAGGGGAAAATGTTGTTGCGATAACTAGTGGAGCAAATATGAACTTTGATCGGCTTAGATTAGTAACTGAACTAGCTGATGTTGGTCGAAAACGAGAAGCAGTTCTAGCCACATTTTTGCCAGAAGAGCAGGGAAGCTTCAAAAAGTTCGCGGAGCTG GTTGGCCCGATGAATATTACTGAATTCAAATACAGATACGACTGCAACACAAAAGATGCCCTTGTCCTTTACAG TGTTGGCATCTACACTGACGATGAGCTTACAGCAATGGTGGGGCGCATGGAATCTTCAAATTTGAAGACAGTTGACCTTACTGACAATGATTTGGCAAAGGATCATCTAAGATACTTT ATTGGTGGCAGGACAGAAGTACGAGAAGAACTTGTTTATCGGTTTATATTCCCGGAAAGGCCTGGTGCACTCAtgaaatttttggatgcattCAGCCCCCGTTGGAATATCAGCCTCTTCCATTACCGTGCACAG GGTGAAGCTGGAGCGAATGTTTTAGTTGGCATACAAGTGCCATCTGAGGACTTCGATGAATTCAAGAGTCGCGCTGACAATCTTGGGTATGAGTACATGTCTGAGCTGAACAATGAGATATACCATCTCCTCTTGCGTGATCCAAAGATGTGA